From Natator depressus isolate rNatDep1 chromosome 7, rNatDep2.hap1, whole genome shotgun sequence, the proteins below share one genomic window:
- the LOC141990628 gene encoding uncharacterized protein LOC141990628, producing MEPGEESSVPDPQGSEEMEAGADDSAACLSEEEDSDQEGPEMAPSHKMWPGVSKGDVSPGSPWDMAGQSPGIGAQVPDDSGDLEQGLEEFGDIIVHRVTQMGVKPCRYIEGGRSYELNPGLARRLLRLDEKPYECTECGKSFNQSSNLHRHQRTHTGERPYCCPACGKAFSRRSNLAQHQRIHTGERPFHCGDCGKSFSESSYLIRHQRTHTGERPYKCPACGKAFSRSSHLARHQRTHTGERPYLCTDCGKRFGLSSDLATHRRTHTGEKPFRCTDCGKAFSRSSHLVQHQRTHTGERPYRCAQCGKSFCHGSNLLQHQRTHRGERPYRCQQCGKAFSLSSNLIRHQRIHTGERPYRCTDCGRSFVLSSDLLQHHRVHTGERPYQCPDCGKAFSRAAHLAQHRRTHTGERPYHCQHCGKSFSHGSNFIKHQSTHLHGWQPCWPLKEGGEGPQDGGSDKEVEEGQAQP from the exons ATGGAACCAGGTGAGGAGTCCAGTGTCCCGGATCCCCAGGGCTCAGAGGAAATGGAGGCTGGAGCAG ACGACAGTGCCGCCTGTCTCTCGGAGGAGGAGGATTCTGACCAGGAAGGCCCTGAGATGGCGCCATCCCACAAGATGTGGCCAGGGGTCTCCAAGGGCGACGTCTCACCTGGCTCCCCATGGGACATGGCTGGCCAGAGCCCAGGCATTGGGGCACAGGTGCCGGATGACTCTGGTGACCTGGAGCAGGGGCTAGAGGAGTTCGGCGACATCATTGTGCACCGGGTGACGCAGATGGGCGTGAAGCCGTGCCGCTACATCGAGGGGGGGCGCAGCTACGAGCTGAACCCCGGGCTGGCCCGCCGGCTGCTGCGGCTGGACGAGAAGCCATACGAGTGCACTGAGTGCGGCAAGAGCTTCAACCAAAGCTCCAACCTGCACCGGCACCAGCGCACACACACCGGCGAGCGCCCCTACTGCTGCCCGGCCTGCGGCAAGGCCTTCAGTCGCCGCTCCAACCTGGCGCAGCACCAACGCATCCACACTGGCGAGCGCCCCTTCCACTGCGGCGACTGCGGCAAGAGCTTCAGCGAGAGCTCCTACCTGATCCGGCACCAGCGCACCCACACTGGCGAGCGCCCCTACAAGTGCCCAGCCTGCGGCAAGGCTTTCTCCCGCAGCTCCCACCTGGCACGACACCAGCGCACCCACACTGGCGAGCGCCCCTACCTTTGCACCGACTGTGGCAAGCGCTTCGGGCTCAGCTCCGACCTGGCCACACACCGCCGCACCCACACAGGCGAGAAGCCTTTCCGCTGCACCGACTGCGGCAAGGCCTTCTCCCGCAGCTCCCACCTGGTGCAGCACCAGCGTACCCACACCGGGGAGCGCCCCTACCGCTGCGCCCAGTGCGGCAAGAGCTTCTGCCATGGCTCCAACCTGCTGCAGCACCAACGCACGCACCGCGGCGAGCGCCCCTACCGGTGCCAGCAGTGCGGCAAGGCCTTCAGCCTCAGCTCCAACCTGATCCGTCACCAGCGCATCCATACGGGCGAGCGCCCCTACCGCTGCACCGACTGCGGGCGCAGCTTCGTGCTGAGCTCTGACCTTCTGCAGCACCACCGCGTGCACACAGGCGAGCGTCCCTACCAGTGCCCCGACTGTGGCAAGGCCTTCTCCCGTGCAGCCCACCTGGCCCAGCACCGCCGCACCCACACGGGTGAGCGCCCCTACCACTGCCAGCACTGTGGCAAGAGCTTCAGCCATGGCTCCAACTTCATCAAGCACCAGAGCACCCACCTGCATGGCTGGCAGCCCTGCTGGCCCctcaaggagggaggggagggcccTCAGGATGGTGGGTCTGacaaggaggtggaggaggggcaggcaCAGCCTTAG